Within the Manduca sexta isolate Smith_Timp_Sample1 unplaced genomic scaffold, JHU_Msex_v1.0 HiC_scaffold_1077, whole genome shotgun sequence genome, the region TTATTGTTTATTCTCTTAGCCATTTTGTaggttaaacatttttttatacatttagtttatttattattatgtacactaGGGCTCgcgagtttttcgggataaaagtcccgctatatatttttccaggatagaaagtagcctatagccttcccagggtcttacaCTAtgtccatgccaaatttcataacaaactttcagtcagaaatagaCTCATGCGCATGCTATATTCGcactaaataacaaaatgacaaaaaaatcataaaagtaaaaccGAATTGTTTTGTGGGAAAACTCTTTCTacttggatgatttttggcacaattttagcaaaggtaaagacgagtatgtcgtttcatttattaatgcaatatcaaaatgacacTGTATATTTAGGGATTCTTGATGTATGAGTGATCTATTGGCTATCAACTATCATGATGGTACTaagagtatattttaaataagtttgagCTTCAGTCTTCACCATTACAAATGAATACTACATCTGTATCATTATTATACTAGTGATTAGTgataattcattataatttatcatggtatattccatttataaattattaagatgTTGCCAAAATTTCAGCCATATTTAGCTCTGGAGTGTGTGGTAAACTGAACCTTATGGAGATGTGAAAAGAGTCATGAAAACATAGGGGAGATATGACGGTTTTGATAGCCGCCAAAATAATTCGTGACTAACAATTAAAtggcgtattttttttacaatggcatctatattttgattgtttattttatgtttctggAATATTTTTAGGCGGTGGTTTTGTCCGTATATCCTTTTCAAAAACGCGTTTAGAGTTCCAATTGGAAAGATCTTTACCTGTCAATGTtacatcaaaatcggttaaggCATTTGGATATTAATTCTGTATTCCATATGTCCCATTATCTTCATACAGGCACTGcaagtgcacctgatggtaagtggagtggggtgcaatacaatgtcgactgacgagagatgattgccacTCGACAGTCAACATAATCATGCCGGTCTGTTGAAATTGTATATACACTAGCTGATCCCGGACGGCGAAACACTTACCTGAGCCACTCAGGCGGGTTTCAATACCTTGTGGTACGGTGGTGTGTGgtggtacggtggtcgctatgcggacagatataaaatataccctatcATCTGCAAAACCACTGCAGGGTGCGGGCCTCTATTACTGAAAGGGTTTAGACTTGGGTTTACGACGCTGGTTAAATGCGAGATTGATACTGTCTCTTTGAATTTcgattacttaaaaaaataaaggattctcaattcaaaattcttatgcGGGTAGTAAGAAAGTTCACATTTCCGCTCCACGCGCGTCATTCTCACGCCGGCCGCCGAGCTGCAGCGACGTGTTGTGCAGGAAATTAAATTCATCTTGTGCCGTGTTGCGCGCCTTCTGCGATAAGCGCGATACGATATCGAGAAATTTTTGCTGTcagttcatatttaatattgttgaaattggaaggacgaattaaaattatatttttattggaaatgtattttatatagccTACAAAATTAGAAAGCCTATTTCTTGATCAGTGATTACTTTGGCGAGCGTTTAACATAAAGAAAGTTCGAGGAGTCGTAGCTAGAATGTGCGTCTTAAGAAGGGCAGTAGAGATGGTGGGAAGCAAACATTTCATCCTCTGGCAATATTgattcaattaataataaaaggtttatttatattaaatacacagACTTTCACATAACCATGTCTTGACAATTTAAACTACATACAAAtctacaaaaaatagtttagtctAAGAAAGCTAGACTATTTCTAAACAAACCAAGcattatataaatgataatacgtTTTGGTTATGTTTATTCTGGTATTTCCAAATGTAAATTGACAATGATATTCAACTTGCTTTCCTCGTTTTTCGTAAGTGTTATCACGCACCACGCCCGTAGAAACAATTTGTCACTAACATTAATTATCATCTGTCATGTGTTAAATCATAATTAAGTGTAATTAATTCCGCTCTAAGTCGGAACGAGATTGCGATACGACTTGGAATCAATCTAGATTCCTTTTCATTTATACATGTCTTGTTGCTAATTCAATCAGCCCATCCTCTGCAGTATGTGTACGTTTTGTctgtctatgtgttattctgatgtataaccaatgttactgtaaagtttcatacaaatccgttcagtagttttttcgtgaaagaggaacaaacatacatacatacatccatcgttacaaattttatcatttataatattagtaggataaataCCTGAGAGTAAACGGGACTCGTGTAGAACAGCACATCCAGGACAGTGTGATTGGTGAAGTTACGTgatcgtaatttattttttatatacttacaccaACGTTGTCTCATCTCTGTATcaaaggttgactgttagaaaatgcTTCAGGCATAAACTCAACCTGTATACATCtactgtatataatttttaaaataataaaaaaattaatacatagaCCTTAATGAGCGCCAACCACCCGATCTTGATCAGCCTTTTTTAAGTTGTCGATCCATCGTGCATCATGGCGTCCTACACGACGTGTACCTCATCGCGATCTCCCCTCCAGTACCTTGTTGCTAATGGAGTGTCAATTATTGCTTACTTTAATGgtcaagaaaaatattgtaaagaaatttTGAGGTAGACCAAGGACTAAATCCTTTCAGTAGAGAAGACCCGTGAACCAGCGGcacattattaagtatatattaaacaAGGCTGGTATAATGACTGTAAGTAGTACCTGATTATTAATTTTCGCTGACTACTTCTATTTtttaacagctcatgtgatagggccctttcatttaattttatccgtggtttataactagcttatctaattgtaaacgtccctatccttgaggttaaaacgcctccttagttcattattttgtttcccactttgctatggagggaagtggacattTAATAtatccaactcctccctatctttctatttgattaatttcgttgcaggataatgacaaattagttttccctgagactcgccgagcatCACTGCTTAGTgtaataaaatgcgtgccactgctgatcctggcttacaggagttgtagtggtgggtgcgAGGGCGGGACAGTCTCTACTtctattttttcgaaaaatcaAAGTTGGGTTTCTTCGCACTCAATTCCATACTCAACCACccttataattatatctaaaatgATACAACACATTCATGTCGGAGTTATTTAGCGGCCGCCATTATAATTTGTACTGCGACCGTTTTGACGTTGTCTATTTTATTGCGACGCGACGTCGTCCCGCTCGTGATTTGTGATCGCCATTTGTTTAATACCGATGTTGTACGCTGTCGACCACATCGTTTTGTGTTTAGTATTTGGAGATGAGTGATATGGCAGTCATCACCTACGAATGACGTCATCATGTCGCGTGGCGCCAAATAGATCACGGTGGTGATTGTGCGTGATGTATTGTGGGTTTTTTTTTGGAACTGCCGCGGTGTTCACCGgaggtaccctgctaacggtgtacaagcgatcccccggcttagcaaccacggcagtcccaatgaagatttggtgggcccaaccgctatcactgagggtgccagcggacggtacgctggcgacccgTAGCTATTCGGTCACgcggcccgggaggaagaagggagaggatagagggaaggaagagaagaggaaggaggagGAGCTCTGTTAGGATGTTTGGAAGGGagagatgttcgcgaacccttataggcctcaatgtgtatttggcaaccaagaagtatacacattacactatgtgcctagagtcgcggcataatgttcccccgtgcatgggcgtgcattcggtgtgtaTTGTGGGGGGTTGTGGTAAGGCTGTAAGGTCAGGGTAATGAAATATTACGTTGGTTGGTGGAGATTTCGTATAGAAGAATTTTGTCATTGCTTTGTCAAAGTCAAAAAATGTGTTACTAAAATTGTCTCCCTACAAAACTCCTTTGTGTCATCATGAATTTATAAAGCTTAAtgtaagtttattaataaaaaaaaaaacatgataattcgtaaattaaattgtgcttagtttttgctcgcggcttcgcccacatgGAATATGGTTTCATAAAATTTCGTTTGGTGGTGTAGCCGTGtagttacttttgtatttaatattagtttaaagATTAGCGAGTCGATTTCGCAACGCCGCCCGAATGACAAACTGTAGCGATTAATATAACAAGCGTGTCGGTCGACACCCGCCCGCGCGAGAACAATAGAGTTTAAATAAGCTCCGGCGATATTTCCCCTGTGCCAATTAAACGGCGACGGAATGTTTGGTCTTTAATTTTGAGGCGTAAGGTATAAGCGGTAGCGGGTTTGGGTAAATTTTAAATCGCTATAGGATAATCTTGAAGCGTAGCAGAGATGGAGGGTTTGTTAATGTTGGATCAGAAGGTAGTTTTCTTGTTCAAcaagatttctttttttacaaaCGTTGCTTAATATTGTACGGATTATACGGCACTTATCTATACAGATTCACGATATACTTTTACGTAGAAAAAACCTGCCACAGTTCAGAAATAATGGCACAAcgcgatttttttaaacataattttgtgtaatttatacaGTGTTATAGGATAGAGCAAGGCAAACTTTTGTCGCGGTAGTGCTATATCTGCTTGACCCTTCATTGATATAGCATGATCTTTATATACCTAACACTGTATTTTATACACGGTACTAAACATTAAACCGCTGTCCTTGCGAACacccataatcgttgatgtctcatcctctgcCAGTGATCGTCCTGAGGTTCGTGACACGTTAGTCGCCCTCAGCATGACCACTTAATCTTTAAGACTTTCGAGTGCCTAAATCACTCACCCGAAATtccgatgtgtttgtataagccggccaggctaacaaacgtagtaaggtaaaaaaaaaccgcTCTCACTACCGCTTATCGCTCCCGCCGCCTCTCCTGACTCGCACCCCGTTAATTCTAAACGGCCcggtatatttaattacattgtcACGTCAACCTGTGATGTGCGAGCGGGCCGTTACTCCGTCGTCGTAATTATTTTCACCCGTTCtaattcattataaatagaGCTCTGACTTATTGAATGTTGCGGTGTTGGGTTCTCGGTTTTGTTCGCAGGTTcgatttttaattgcatttataatacctatatgttttcGTGTGCGTAGCCGTGTGGTTAGAGTTTTTTATACGATAAGGGAATCCGCTGCATCTGTTGGTGTAGGTAGAGCGTTTATTGACTAGAGGTGGTCCATCGCCAGTAGTATTATGCCGGCCCGATTGAAATCAGAGAGCATGCAATTATGTAGGATAGTTGTACCGGTAAATTTTATGTTCCCAAAGGATAAGTGCGACTGAGTAAGTTTGAACTCCAAGAGAGGATATGGTCCATACTTTGTTTAAATCTATTACAAACCAAACACTCCGCAGAAGCCGCGCGCAATAACTAGTCACGTGTAAACGTTTATTCATGACTCATTCACTgcacaattaatttatattctaaagcCGCATTATCTTGTTGTTTCAGGTAAGTGCCGCTCGTTTTGCGCGACAATCATGCGAAGAATTGCACGTAATTATGTGAGTAATGCCAACGGATTaagaatgatttttattttaatagcagtAAGGCGTCGCGCACACTGTCAAATTGTTCTCGAACCAAACTCCTATGAAATTGACTGTCGCAGCTCTCATAGTGTCTTTTCGGCATAGATAGACAGTGTCTGCGCGATGCCTTAGACTCCAGTCCAATAAGGGTAAAGTTACACGCTGTTTTATCTCACTGGACAGTGGAGATACACTGGCTAACTCAAGCAGGCGGCTTGCCGAACAATTAGGTTTTTTAACAGCCGGTCGGCAAACTACCAAATGGATCTTTACCCATATTGCATACCAGATAATCAAGGAAGCACTATCAGCCCTGGCAAGGATTAGGGATTAGGGTTGCGGATATCTAAATTGCCATACGAAAAACAACAGCAAACTGTCTCTACGATTGAAGATATTTAGGATTCTgtcaaaaggaacccttataggagcACTTTGTTGTCCCTCTGTTTATCAGTCTAGACACTTCCTCAGGAACCGGTAGGTGTCAAGTTGAAATTTTTATCCAATACGAGTACCTGGATTTGTAgtctttcagctgtgaaaaaatcaaactttaaGTAAAACCGATCAAAAGACATGACCGTTTCTATCGCGTATATCCGAATATTATGCACGAGAGCATCAAAACCTATAGTGCacttcccgttgacctagaaACATGAAATTTGATAAGAAACAATACCTTACACtatatgtaaaggaaaaaaatctTGAAACCGTGAATATGTATTGTGATAACAAAAAGGTTGGTTTGTACGGAACTATTGGTGCGCGAATTCAAGTCGCACTTCTCGAATTTTATGTAGTATAGAAGCTATTTTCCCATGGATAGAGAAAAGCTTTCACAATTCCCAGATTACCATTTCAATGACGCATCTACTCTGCACACTGCATGCAGTCTTATTATCATTGTCATTACGCTGATAAGAGATAAGCAATACAATCAGCTTCCCCTATCACATGTTAACAATGACACATGTTACATTTACAACTGTGTCTGCACGTGCCTTGAATCTAAATGatacaaaaaaacacaacaGTCTGTGCAAAATCTCTGAAATTATTTGTTGGTTATGTAGGTTTATAGTTTTCATAATTTTGAAACTATCAAGAATTGTTATCGTAGGTaaaattttttacttattaaagcGACTTATTTCCTCGTTGATTCTATTTttttacccctcgacagtcgacataattatgccggcctgttggaaccgtgtatacacaggctgatcgcggaACGAGAAGCACTTacataggccactatggcggattttaacaccttgtgtacggtggtcgctatccgggcggatatgaaatatctaCCATCAACAACTTGGTGACAATTTATGGTTTAGGTGTAactcgcggcttcgaccgcgtgaaAACCTTTCCTATTCTAAAAGTCCCCAAATCACTAGACACTAATAGCACCAACGCCACATATGAAGGAAAAAAGTTAAAAAGTCCATAATTTCTCACAGGAGCAAAATTATCAAGTAAAAAAGTAACCTATGCGTTAATCCCGGACATGGTTGattcatgtgccaaatttcattccattccgttcagctgttttggAGTTCACTTTcgacaaacatccaaacattttcacaaaatatcgtatttatttattaataagataaatatttataaaaataaatagaatcatTTTTTAGTGAAATGAATTTGTTTCCTATAAAAAGacatattttggtatttttttttataattacgcaatgacagttatataagttatataaaataattaacaaaattgtagTTGCAaaacatttgctggtggtaggaaattgtaaccagtgtaactactggacgtaatgagACGTAACATcgcatatctcaggatggcgagcgtagtggaataccaaacaatacttcgtaattcaaagtgttgaaaTGTgattgatggtgtttctactgttcgtaggcggtcgtatcacttaccaccaggcgaacggtaagctcgtctcgtcatttaaaccaataaaaaaaacattattgaaacggaatttaaaagaaatattaatcgATCATTTACGCGATATTTCACAACCTtgtgtagttttaaaataatactattaagCCATTCATATCTAAATACTCTTAAAGCAAAATCGCACATTTATCTCGAAAATTAGATTAAACCAAAATgacacattattatttacatttaatgcaagtcccattaaaatataattaagaacaattatattaaagtctAAAACTACGCCATACATTCACCACCGTCTAACAATAATTCTGAACCATTAACACTGGAAAAAACACTGCTCGCCGtcaaacaaattaacatagcGACCTCTTTCGGTTCCAGAATTTGACCACTGGGTATATCCTGAGATATATCTTCGTACGTCAATTGTTGGTACATATTTTGAGAGTTGAAATTGGCTAGGATGTTCGTTCTGGTAGTTCCTGGGCTTATCGTGTTGATCCTGACCCCTTCTGATACCAATTCTGGCGCCGCGTGCTTGGTCAACGTCTCCAAAGCCGACTTCGAAATGATATACGAAAGGAATCCAGGTTTGAATCGCTTGGACATCGAAGAACCTATGTTTATTATGTTCCCTTTCGTCTTAATCAGATGTGGTAATGCCAATTGGGATAAATAGTACGGTACTCGGAAGTTTATGTTCATGATTTCATCGAATGCCTCCATTGAATTATCGTGAAGGGATGACAGGAGAATCTTCCCTGCACAGTTTATAAGGACATCAATCTTTCCGAACATTTCTACTGTCTTATTGATCACTGTCTCGCAGCTTCCAGGGTGGGTGAGGTCTAACACCAACCATAGTGGCACCAATCGGTTTTGTGCGACGCATCTCTGTGCAGTCTTTACCAGTCTGGTCTCATCTCGTCCCACTAAAGTCAGTTGAGCTCCATACGATGCTAGGATAACGGCTGTCTCCGTTCCTATTCCGGAACTGGCTCCAGTCACTATAGCCACTTTGTCTGTGAAGTCTATTTGGTCCATTTTTGTTTGGATTTGGATCCCAGCTTTGTTTGTATTCTATGAAGTCTTCACCTGTAGTTGAGTTCAGATGTTCTGAGGTTTGCTGTTTTTCCCTTCTGTATTTTACTCCAATAACTATCTCTGTGTTTTATTTTGCTTCGTATAACTTCGTGGACTGTACAAACATTTGATCGTAGTCCAAAACAACTACAACATCTTAATATTTTCGTAGACCTCTTCGTTTGAACACATTGAAAAATTATCACTTTAAATTATGTCATTTTACGTACACACGATTATCAATTGTGCTGTAAAGTGTTTCTGAATGTTTGAAGCGCGTGTTTCCCTCACCGTTCTCAAATGGTTACTGATAAGGCGCGATGTTATCAGATATTGTTTTGGTTCTGCTGCGTTATCATTGAAATGTAGGTTTGTTATGTCATTGTTGTTGATATGTGATATTCCGATTGGGTCCctgattttaaatgtattttgtaacgttattaagtttgtaatttaaagGTACGATGCTGATGATAATGTAATGAATTTTTCATCATTTTTTGGGCATGGAAAAATGATCCTACTGCCTGTGATGGCAAGTAAgttccagatagagtatcgaatgAGGAAAGATATTATCCTTCGCCTGTAGACATAATATTAACCTGTTCAAAACTAAATATACACACGTTGACTATGGAACAGCGTATCGTTGGCCGTCCACCTGCTAattggacagacgacttgataaaggccCCACGAACACGCTAGATGCTAGCCGCTTTCGTTAGATTCGTCTGGTAATGATTGgtagaggcctatgttcaacagtggactttatgtggctgatgataatggCTGGGCTGGTGCAACTAACTTTGTACCTTAATAGCGCAACCATATCTAACGTCCGATGGTGCAACGACTTTAGCTCATATTTGCTTTCAATTTTCAAGAATCGGCGTCTATTCTACGGATGTCGCTAAGCACCAGTGCGTAAGCACTTGATGATCTAATTcctgtataaatataatctaatttcatatttaattacgtaattacaaaaaaatatttagcaatgatataataattataaagttatcaGAAGGATTATGATAAATTGTTCTAATcattgttttaaagtaaatggATGTTCGGAAAGTCCGTTAGCTGATACTatcttatgtttaattttaccaATGACAAtgtgtttttaatgtaattatcaGAATTGTAATTCATTCTCTTCGAGTTTATTGTGATAAAACGTagtagcatttcaaaaattaagTTTCTTAAACACTGCGTGGCACTGTTTGCACAATTGGCGTCGATTTTCTTTAGGGAGGGCAGCTGGCATGAGCGAAGAACAAAAAAACTTCTCAAATTTAAGGAAAATGTCTGCATACCGTCGTCGTCTTCCACCCCCTTACCTCCCAAGGCAGGCCAATGCTTTGCATTTTTCATCGAGAACCATATTTTATCCAAAtggttttttaaaatgtttggggattttaatttaatttccttgCTCCCTACGTTCTACCTATCATAGCTGACGAAATGTGAAAAAGGATAATAGGAGAGGCGTACCACGCTTATCTCTCCCCTGGAATTTGGGTATTTTATACTTCTGCCTACAAATGAAAAAGGAAGTTTGTGTGATGCTATGTGGTATATTCATGAATGTGTGACATGCGCTTGGCTTCCAAACCAGGAAATCTTGAAGACCAAATAGTATCCAACGGGAGTTCGGGgcgtgaaataaaaacaaaaaagttctCATTTGTATGTTTTCATTAGAGTCCGTGTTGTGCTCGCCTCACCTCGTATTGTTGGTATGAATTTCTCGTGTTCGCGTATTAACGCGCATCTTTAATCAAAACTGTGTTGGAAAGGGTTTAAAGTGGCCGGTTAATTTTAAATGGCAATTTAGCCTTACAAGTTttagtttgctggtggtaggatatatttaatatccgcccggatagtaaccatcgtgcacaaggtgttaaaacctgccataataGCTcacttaagtgtgtcgcgttccggtttcagcctgagtatatccggttccaacaggccgtcataattgtgtcgactgtcgaggggtaatcatctctcgttagtcgacattttattggacctcaCCCACACGCATGTGGagtcatcaggtgcagtgaggtaaCTTTACCGAggacatataattttttttattcctttacatTTTGATTCTATGAGCATTAATGATTGTAAACGGGGTACTagtataaaggttttattatagCAAAAATTAACAACGCCTCTAAACGTAtacaataatagtaaaatattcataaatctcCTCTATAAAACAGACAATTTTCCGATAGATACAAAGCCGAAACGAAGTATGAAAAATGCGGCTCGCACTGCCGCGCGGCAACGCAGACGTGCTTACTGATTTATGTGGAGCCGTCCGCGCGCTGCGAAACGTCGATAAATCCCAACGAAATGGCTGCGTgtgcatttttatatattttaataggtttCCGCCTGTGTTGTGGTCTTTCCGGTGTCAAAGGTGGAAGGTACGTGTGTTTTCCAAGGTAATACGGTATGATATTTGGAGTCATTTTGTGATCAGTTTTAAGGGGTGGATTTTAGTATTCATATGACcctaattcttataaaaaattgtaaaaaaaaggctgaagtgatatttatttatgagtaggtaatttatataatttgtaacttGGTATAACGAATAAAgaaaaactaacataaaaaatatatatatcagccctgtatcatattcCTTCTccactgctgagagggattagacatcagtccaccacgctggtctagtgcggattggtagactttacataccctcaataTTCGTATAGGGAACTCAGATATGCAGgatttctcacgatgttttccttcatcgttaaagcaagcaataaaaaaaaacatacagtcgcattgagaacctcctccttttttgaagtcggttaaaatacttagatattAAATGGAAATTACTCTAATTCGTTACTATCTATATGCGCGGTCTCGTGTTGATGCCTTGATCTCTTACTGTGAATAAATCAACAAATcagtttctattttaaattcctTCCAGCTTATTTGTCTAATATGGCAACACACTTCCACAAGCTTAAACTTAACAATAACAGTAAATTTTTGCCAATTTACATCGATGAGTTGAATCCAATCGGACGCAAGTACGGtcttaataaaaattcatttcgCACCCAGTAATCAATAACAATACAGTTTAAATCGTATTCAATGTTCAAAAGGGCGGTTCGCCCTACTTCAACCCCCCCTGCTCGTTGAGGCTACGTGCCGCGATCGGAATTCATCGCGCGACCCCCAAAACAACGACACCTTGCTAATGGAGCCATTAAAATCTGCCTTTTTAGGAGTCCCTTGGTGGGTTTGACGAGGCCTAATTGAGGATTTCAATCATAACAGATTGATTTGTAGCAAATGCCTAAGGGAATGAGTTAACTGGTGCATGTTGTGTGTTGTTAATAAATCAGGTCATTCGAACAAGGATTCATGGAGTTGAGAAGGAACGAAATTTAGGTTGAATTTATTATCAGATGAAGCAAAAACATCGAAGTATTtgaatttggatttttctaGTTGAGTGTACATCAATGGTGTGGGTCGAAATTTttcaaaggtaacccgaggcaaataAACCTGTATTAGTTAACATACTGCGgccaattttacaaaaaaaaaactaccacaAACGTAGTACATAAAGCtaaaagggaagctggtagATATTAGGTTGTATTGATGGTACGTCACTGCTGCACATGAGCACTAAGAAAGACAATGAAATCTCACCTTCGAAGATATTTAGATCC harbors:
- the LOC115455101 gene encoding uncharacterized oxidoreductase SSP0419-like; translation: MDQIDFTDKVAIVTGASSGIGTETAVILASYGAQLTLVGRDETRLVKTAQRCVAQNRLVPLWLVLDLTHPGSCETVINKTVEMFGKIDVLINCAGKILLSSLHDNSMEAFDEIMNINFRVPYYLSQLALPHLIKTKGNIINIGSSMSKRFKPGFLSYIISKSALETLTKHAAPELVSEGVRINTISPGTTRTNILANFNSQNMYQQLTYEDISQDIPSGQILEPKEVAMLICLTASSVFSSVNGSELLLDGGECMA